A DNA window from Hordeum vulgare subsp. vulgare chromosome 1H, MorexV3_pseudomolecules_assembly, whole genome shotgun sequence contains the following coding sequences:
- the LOC123413357 gene encoding glycine-rich cell wall structural protein 1.0-like: MIPHHTPDGREREDGYTREAMTMRLTGNARLFCALLLVLLCVASQFQGGASRGGGGGRGSRIGGGGGSDGGSTGGGGSAVRGGGDGGGSVPGAGGGGGGSYMRGAGGGYVPTRGYGSRNTSATGSESAGRRAAGEPRGRVVWISAVANALVAVALVRSS, translated from the coding sequence ATGATACCTCACCACACACCGGACGGACGAGAAAGAGAAGACGGCTACACAAGAGAGGCCATGACCATGAGACTGACAGGCAACGCGAGGCTGTTCTGCGcactgctgctggtgctgctctGCGTGGCGTCGCAGTTCCAAGGAGGGGCGTCCCGAGGCGGAGGTGGAGGCCGTGGGTCAAGGATAGGAGGCGGAGGCGGCAGCGATGGAGGAAGCACTGGCGGTGGAGGGAGTGCCGTCAGAGGGGGCGGCGATGGAGGTGGTTCCGTGccaggagctggcggcggcggtggaggcagCTACATGCGAGGGGCCGGCGGTGGTTATGTTCCAACAAGGGGCTACGGCAGCCGGAACACGAGCGCGACAGGGTCGGAGTCGGCCGGACGCCGTGCCGCGGGCGAGCCGCGTGGCCGCGTCGTGTGGATCTCGGCTGTCGCCAATGCGCTCGTGGCCGTGGCGCTCGTTCGGTCGTCCTGA